DNA sequence from the Bacillus pumilus genome:
TGCTAAATAAAGAGACGCCCCTCACAAAGAAAGGAGGGGCGTTTTGTGATCAGGATTTAAGCGGATTCACCTGTATTTTTTTGAATATGTGCGGGCTCCCAGATGAGGGGATTTTCACCCTTATCGCGCTCCATATCATATTTGACTGCTTCAAAGCCCATTTTATCCCAAAAACCAGCAGATTTGACGCGCGGATTGGTCCGAATTGGCAATCCGAACGATTTAGCGAATTCAACAAGTGCTTCGCCGTACCCTTTGCGCTGATACCCAGGAAGCACTTCCAGCTTCCACAGCTCTAAATAATCATGGTTGTGGTTAAAATAAGTTGTCGTTGAGCCGTCCACTTGATAAAGGCTCATACGTGCCACTAGCTTATCTCCAAAATAAATCCCATAAAATGGAGAGTTGCTGTCATTTTCAATCATATTGCTTTCAAGGTCTTCGAGCATGGATAGCTCTTGTATGCCGTATTCCTTAAATTGTTTAAATTCCTCTAACGTTTTGTAATTAATTAGAAGTCGTTTTACTTGTGCCATATGATCTTCCCCCTTACACACATAATGTCGACAGTGATGTCATTGAAGGCGTTTTCATCCCACCCGCCTCAAAAAGTTTTTACACTTATTATTATAGTTTTTAAATTAAAAAAATTCAATCATAGCGCGCCATCTGCTTTTTGCATCACGACATGAACCTGTTAAAATAGTTGATATCATGAAGTAAACGAAAAAGGGATGTGCGGCAGTTGAATATTGGAATCATTGGCGGCGGTGCGATTGGTCTGCTTTGTGCTAGTTATTTATCACAGCATCATGACATCACAGTCTTTACAAGAAGAAACGAACAGGCAGAAGAGATTCGAGCAGTAGGCATTGAGCGAACAGTAAAAGGAGAAACATGCCAGGCGGCTGTTCATGCACAGACAGGAATAACAGGAGAATTTGATTTGCTCATCGTGACAGTGAAATATCATCATTTGCAAGATGTGCTTGGTGAACTATCGACATTACCTCCTCATCGTATCTTATTCTTACAGAACGGAATGGCTCACTTATTAGATTTGGAGAATTGGAAAACGGGACATTCATTATACATAGGTGTGGTAGAGCACGGAGCTATGAAGATGTCAGATCATGCAGTGAACCATACAGGTATCGGTGTCATTAAGTGGGGGGCATTTCAGCATGAAGAAGCAGCTGATATAAAAAAAGCATTGAATGAGACATCATCTCATTTTCAAATGATCTATACGGATGAATGGAAAAAGGTGCTGGAGGAAAAACTGCTTGTCAATGTCTGTATTAATCCGCTCACGGCTTTGCTGCATGTGAGAAACGGGGAATTGATCGCAAACCCTTCATATGAATACATGATGAAATGTGCATTTGAAGAAGCAGTTTCCATCTTGAGCTTACATGAAAAAGAGCGGCTCTGGTCTTATGTAGTCTCTGTTTGTGAGAAAACGGCTGAGAATCAGTCGTCTATGCTTCAAGATATAGTGAAAGGCCGCCAAACCGAAAGAAAAGCCATCCTTGGCTATCTTTTAAAAAAGGCTCAAGCTCACAGCGTTGCGGCGCCACATCTCACTTTCTTTGATCGAAGCTTGGAAGTATTGGAAAAAAAGCAAACAAAATCTTTTGAGTGAGCTCATTTACATGCTATACTTTTTTCGGGAAACTAACTATTTATTGAAGAAAGGAAGTTCTAAACATGCAATTGACTGAACTTTCCATCCGAAGTCAGAATTTATTCATACGTGATTATATAGAAGAAAAAAAAGAGATGACGACTTTTTTTGATTATGATATACATTCTGAGCACACATGGAAAAAGAGATACGACGATCTCATGGAAATGAGCTTCCCGCGCGAGGCTTTAGCGGATTATATGAGCGCGTACCACGCAAAGTTTGAATCGAAAGCGATGCGCCAGAACATTGAAAAGATCCGTGATGAACGGAGTGTCATGGTGGTCGGAGGACAGCAGGCTGGTCTATTAACAGGACCGCTTTATACCATACATAAAATCATATCCATCATTCAGTTTGCAAAAGAAAAAGAAACAGAGCTTGACGTCCCGGTGATTCCGGTCTTTTGGGTAGCCGGTGAGGATCATGACGTAGATGAAATTAATTTTGTGTACACATCTGGCGAAAAAGGGCCAGTGAAACAAAAGCTGTCATTACATAACGTCAAAAAAGCGGCTGCGAAAAGAATCCCGCTTGATCAAGAAAAAACCGAGACATGGCTCCGTGATGTGTTTTCAACGTATGAAGAATCTGCATACACCAATGACTTGTTTGATCAGCTTCTTCGATGTTTACGCAAATCACAAACGTTTACTGATTTTTTTGAATGGATTGTATGTGACCTCTTTGAAGAGGATGGACTGCTTTTATTTAATTCAGGTGACTTAGGTGTCAAACCACTCGAGCGTGCGTTATTCAAGCACATTGTCGAGACAAATGATGCAGTTACTGCTCGCTTAAATGAATCACAGGCTGCTATGAAACGAGCAGGATATCAGCCAATTATTGAAGCTGGTGACAATCAGGCGAATCTGTTTTACGAATATGATGAGGAACGTTTCCTGATTGAAAAAGAGAACGGCCGGTTTTCTATATCAGAAGTGGGGCTTACGTGGACGAAGGAAGAGCTTTTGCAGGAAGTGGAGGAGCACCCAGAACGGTTTAGCAACAATGTGGTGACGCGTCCCTTGATGCAGGAAACCCTTCTCCCGACACTTGCCTTTATGGCAGGACACGGTGAGGTTAACTATTGGGGAGAGCTGAAAGGAATCTTTGAGCAATTTAAATTAAAGATGGCACCTGTTCTTCCGAGACTGCATGTAACCCTTCTTGAAAGGCACATCGACAAGAAACTGCGAGTTAGAGAACTGTCGGTAGAAGAAGTGCTGACAAATGGAGTGAAAGAAAAGAAAGAAGCGCACTTTCAGCAAAGTCTTCCAGACAGCTTTGTTCAAGCGGTTCAACACGCCAAACGTGAATTAGCAAATGCTCATGACGTGATGAGACAAGAAGCACTGGAGATTGAACCAAACTTCGAGCAGCTGCTAGATAAAAATGCCAAATTTATTGAAGACCAGCTTCAATTTGTTTATCAAAAAGTGGCGCAGCGTGTGGAAGAGAAGGAAGGATATATCCTTCGGGACTTTGAACGGATTGAAAATAGTTTAAAACCACTAGATGCTCCGCAAGAAAGAATTTGGAATATCATGTACTTTTTAAACAAATATGGTCCAGAATTCTTCAAAACATTCAAAAATATGCCATTTTCATTTCAAAACAAGCAACAAATTGTCAAACTTTGAAATAAAGTTTTAATGAACCCTGACTAGTTCAGGGTTTTTTTTTATGTAGAAACAGTGTAGAATAAGTTTTGTGGAGAGAAGTGGTGGATAGTGGAGAGTATGGGTGAGAAAGTGGGGCTCTGATTATCATGTTCATGGGTGAATACCAACATACGATTGATACAAAAGGGCGCATGATCATCCCTGCTAAATTTAGAGACGGTCTCGGAGAACAGTTTGTGCTGACGAGAGGGCTTGATCAATGTTTATTTGGCTACCCTATGAGTGAGTGGAAACTAATCGAAGAGAAACTCAAAGCACTACCGCTAACGAAAAAAGATGCACGTGCGTTTACCCGGTTCTTCTTCTCTGGCGCAGTCGAATGCGATCTGGACAAGCAGGGGCGTATCAACATCGCATCAAACCTACTCCAATATGCAAAACTCGAAAAAGAATGTGTGGTCATCGGCGTTTCAAATCGAATTGAGTTGTGGAGTAAGTCGATCTGGGAACAATATACAGAAGAGCAAGAAGATTCTTTTGCTGAAATTGCTGAAAACATGATTGG
Encoded proteins:
- a CDS encoding 2-dehydropantoate 2-reductase produces the protein MNIGIIGGGAIGLLCASYLSQHHDITVFTRRNEQAEEIRAVGIERTVKGETCQAAVHAQTGITGEFDLLIVTVKYHHLQDVLGELSTLPPHRILFLQNGMAHLLDLENWKTGHSLYIGVVEHGAMKMSDHAVNHTGIGVIKWGAFQHEEAADIKKALNETSSHFQMIYTDEWKKVLEEKLLVNVCINPLTALLHVRNGELIANPSYEYMMKCAFEEAVSILSLHEKERLWSYVVSVCEKTAENQSSMLQDIVKGRQTERKAILGYLLKKAQAHSVAAPHLTFFDRSLEVLEKKQTKSFE
- the bshC gene encoding bacillithiol biosynthesis cysteine-adding enzyme BshC encodes the protein MQLTELSIRSQNLFIRDYIEEKKEMTTFFDYDIHSEHTWKKRYDDLMEMSFPREALADYMSAYHAKFESKAMRQNIEKIRDERSVMVVGGQQAGLLTGPLYTIHKIISIIQFAKEKETELDVPVIPVFWVAGEDHDVDEINFVYTSGEKGPVKQKLSLHNVKKAAAKRIPLDQEKTETWLRDVFSTYEESAYTNDLFDQLLRCLRKSQTFTDFFEWIVCDLFEEDGLLLFNSGDLGVKPLERALFKHIVETNDAVTARLNESQAAMKRAGYQPIIEAGDNQANLFYEYDEERFLIEKENGRFSISEVGLTWTKEELLQEVEEHPERFSNNVVTRPLMQETLLPTLAFMAGHGEVNYWGELKGIFEQFKLKMAPVLPRLHVTLLERHIDKKLRVRELSVEEVLTNGVKEKKEAHFQQSLPDSFVQAVQHAKRELANAHDVMRQEALEIEPNFEQLLDKNAKFIEDQLQFVYQKVAQRVEEKEGYILRDFERIENSLKPLDAPQERIWNIMYFLNKYGPEFFKTFKNMPFSFQNKQQIVKL
- the mraZ gene encoding division/cell wall cluster transcriptional repressor MraZ, with product MFMGEYQHTIDTKGRMIIPAKFRDGLGEQFVLTRGLDQCLFGYPMSEWKLIEEKLKALPLTKKDARAFTRFFFSGAVECDLDKQGRINIASNLLQYAKLEKECVVIGVSNRIELWSKSIWEQYTEEQEDSFAEIAENMIGFDI
- a CDS encoding N-acetyltransferase → MAQVKRLLINYKTLEEFKQFKEYGIQELSMLEDLESNMIENDSNSPFYGIYFGDKLVARMSLYQVDGSTTTYFNHNHDYLELWKLEVLPGYQRKGYGEALVEFAKSFGLPIRTNPRVKSAGFWDKMGFEAVKYDMERDKGENPLIWEPAHIQKNTGESA